The genomic segment CCAGTTGAGCGACGACGAGGACGAGGAGGCCACGGAGGCGACGGCCGATGACTGAGGGAGCGCCCGTCCGCGAGGCGGTGATGCCCGACGACGTGGACGTCCCCGACGGCGACGACTCGGAGGTCGAACCCGTCGAACTGCTCGTCCAACTGGCCGAGGAGGGCGAGATAGACCCGTGGGACATCGACGTGGTCGAGGTGACGGACGCGTTCCTCGACCGCCTCGACGCGACGGACCTGCGGACATCCGGGCGTGCGCTGTTCTACGCCTCAGTCCTGCTCCGGATGAAGTCCGACGCGCTGTTGGAACCCGACGCCGAGCAGGAGGAACCGGAGATGGAACCGTGGGAGATGGCGCTGGAGGGCGGCGGCGAGATGGCCGGCGGCGACGACGGCGGGCCGGGCGGCTTCGACCCGGTGGACGCCCTCGAAGCCGAGATGGACCGCCGACTGGAGCGCAAGCACGCCCGCGGCAACCCCGAGACGCTGGACGAACTCGTCCGCGAACTCCGGGAGGCCGAACGCGAGTCGTGGTGGAAGCGCCGCCGCGAGTACGACACCTCCGACTCCCCGCGCGGGTACAGTCGCGGGACGCAGACGCTGGACT from the Halogeometricum rufum genome contains:
- a CDS encoding segregation/condensation protein A produces the protein MTEGAPVREAVMPDDVDVPDGDDSEVEPVELLVQLAEEGEIDPWDIDVVEVTDAFLDRLDATDLRTSGRALFYASVLLRMKSDALLEPDAEQEEPEMEPWEMALEGGGEMAGGDDGGPGGFDPVDALEAEMDRRLERKHARGNPETLDELVRELREAERESWWKRRREYDTSDSPRGYSRGTQTLDYRSADELRADEEPTAADVTGTAHTEDIESSIADVEAALREQYGNGRDEVLYAEIRTVTTTPVTTYLSLLFLSHRGVVRLQQDDLFGDLWVQDPEAVDPDDAGDDGVETEEEEEAVEAIAD